From a single Apium graveolens cultivar Ventura chromosome 2, ASM990537v1, whole genome shotgun sequence genomic region:
- the LOC141688833 gene encoding phosphatidylinositol/phosphatidylcholine transfer protein SFH6-like, with amino-acid sequence MRQFVLGRVLCLENAFLRVSSGQSMHEKEQWMIISTNIFVAETVQFMEGSCVVYELENKFTSLIRYLLKKDFNFVELDEVRKYYCHGHHGVDKEGRPVYIERVGKVDASKLMQVTTWDRLVKYHVQDFEKRVLIKFPACSISARRNIDSSTVILDVQGADPKKFAGCIGVIMDRMRLIDTNYYPETLHQMFIINVGPIFWMAWNIIFKRYVDPKTLTKIQACRGVHFFQMLNC; translated from the exons ATGCGCCAATTTGTTCTAGGACGTGTCCTATGTTTGGAAAATGCATTCTTAAGGGTGAGCTCAGGACAAAGCATGCATGAGAAGGAGCAATGGATGATTATTTCtactaacatatttgttgcag aaaCTGTGCAATTTATGGAAGGCAGTTGTGTTGTGTATGAGCTTGAGAACAAGTTCACAAGCTTAATTAGATATTTGTTAAAAAAG GATTTTAATTTTGTGGAGTTAGATGAAGTTCGAAAATACTATTGTCATGGCCACCATGGCGTTGATAAGGAAGGAAGACCTGTTTACATCGAAAGAGTAGGTAAAGTTGACGCAAGTAAGCTTATGCAGGTGACAACTTGGGATCGCCTGGTGAAGTATCATGTGCAGGACTTTGAAAAAAGGGTTTTAATAAAGTTTCCAGCATGCTCGATATCTGCAAGAAGGAATATAGATTCAAGTACAGTCATTTTAGATGTTCAAGGAGCG GATCCAAAGAAGTTTGCTGGTTGTATCGGAGTCATTATGGATAGGATGAGGTTGATCGACACGAATTATTATCCTGAA ACACTACATCAGATGTTTATTATAAATGTTGGTCCTATCTTTTGGATGGCATGGAATATCATTTTTAAAAGATACGTTGATCCTAAAACCCTCACCAAAATTCAGGCATGTAGGGGagttcatttctttcaaatgttAAACTGCTAG